One genomic segment of Methylocystis sp. SC2 includes these proteins:
- a CDS encoding lytic transglycosylase domain-containing protein produces MLVFAVGFGLKLHFHDIHFPVPDQAASSLKALVDRITMSESQGNPDARNKFSSAAGLGQFVNATWMGLIKKHRPDLAGNLSDKEILDLRRDPDLSREMTTRYVEQNTSILMKKGLPITPGALYLAHFAGPGGAAAILSAPEEVDAATVIASVDGQPSKTREKIVNGNPFLKGFTVKDLKNWAHLKMQGISLELGATAQESLARPD; encoded by the coding sequence ATGCTGGTCTTCGCCGTTGGATTCGGACTGAAACTGCACTTCCACGACATTCATTTTCCAGTTCCCGATCAGGCCGCCTCGTCGCTCAAGGCTCTGGTCGATAGGATCACCATGTCCGAATCACAGGGAAATCCGGACGCTAGAAACAAGTTTTCCTCTGCCGCCGGGCTGGGACAGTTCGTCAACGCCACATGGATGGGGTTGATCAAGAAACACCGTCCCGACCTCGCCGGCAACTTAAGCGACAAAGAGATTCTCGACTTGCGAAGGGACCCTGATCTCTCTCGAGAAATGACGACGCGCTATGTCGAGCAAAACACGTCGATCCTGATGAAAAAGGGACTCCCGATCACGCCGGGGGCGCTTTATCTGGCGCATTTCGCCGGCCCGGGCGGCGCGGCGGCGATCCTGTCCGCGCCGGAAGAGGTCGATGCGGCGACGGTGATCGCCAGCGTCGACGGACAGCCGAGCAAAACCCGCGAAAAAATCGTCAATGGAAATCCCTTCTTGAAAGGCTTCACCGTGAAAGACCTCAAGAACTGGGCTCATCTCAAGATGCAGGGGATCAGCTTGGAGCTTGGCGCGACGGCGCAGGAGAGTTTGGCGCGGCCAGATTAA
- a CDS encoding superoxide dismutase — protein MTIRIGRRRFLAASAVAGAALNAAAAAGAENVAAPSRKGATNAPLPLPFDPAKIKGLSEKLLISHYENNYIGAIKRLNAIGQELAALDFDKAPGFQINGLKREELIAANSMILHEIYFAGLGDASKPGAELAQAIDRDFGGFERWRSEFLGMGKALGGGSGWVILAYDKHGKRLVNTWANDHTQNMAGGDPLLVLDMFEHAYQMDFGAKAADYVKVVAEALNWSNADRLYTRCSRT, from the coding sequence ATGACAATTCGGATTGGCCGTCGGCGGTTTCTCGCCGCCTCCGCCGTCGCCGGCGCGGCGCTCAACGCCGCCGCCGCAGCGGGCGCCGAAAACGTCGCCGCTCCTTCGCGTAAGGGCGCGACGAACGCGCCGCTGCCTCTGCCCTTTGATCCCGCCAAGATCAAAGGACTGTCAGAAAAACTTCTGATCTCGCATTACGAGAACAACTACATCGGCGCGATCAAACGCCTCAATGCGATCGGCCAGGAACTTGCGGCGCTCGATTTCGACAAGGCTCCCGGGTTTCAGATCAATGGCTTGAAGCGGGAGGAACTCATCGCCGCCAATTCAATGATCTTGCACGAGATCTATTTCGCCGGACTCGGCGACGCGAGCAAGCCGGGCGCCGAGCTCGCGCAGGCGATCGATCGTGATTTTGGAGGATTCGAGCGCTGGCGGTCCGAATTCCTCGGCATGGGCAAGGCGCTGGGCGGGGGCTCGGGCTGGGTGATCCTCGCCTACGACAAGCATGGCAAGCGGCTCGTCAACACTTGGGCGAATGACCACACGCAGAACATGGCTGGCGGCGATCCCCTGCTGGTCCTCGATATGTTCGAGCACGCCTATCAGATGGATTTCGGCGCCAAGGCGGCCGACTACGTAAAAGTTGTGGCGGAGGCGCTCAATTGGTCGAACGCCGATCGTCTCTACACCCGATGCAGTAGGACGTAA
- a CDS encoding DUF2165 family protein — MLMRYSKILLTAALGALILLVAVNNVTDYDTNFQVVSHVMSMDQVPSGSPLEWRALTSVKLHRMFYAFIIAIEFSAAALILAGVWRLLLARKAQATQFNVAKDLATAGLALAVGLYLFGFMAIGGEWFQMWRAGPDMQQAAFRFIGCAALVMLFLGQRDD, encoded by the coding sequence ATGTTGATGAGATATTCGAAGATTCTGCTGACGGCTGCGCTCGGCGCGCTCATTCTGCTCGTCGCGGTCAATAATGTCACGGACTACGACACGAATTTCCAGGTCGTCAGCCATGTGATGTCGATGGATCAAGTGCCGTCCGGCAGCCCGCTCGAGTGGCGCGCCCTCACCAGCGTGAAGCTGCACAGAATGTTTTACGCATTCATCATCGCAATCGAATTCTCCGCCGCCGCGCTCATCCTCGCCGGCGTGTGGCGGCTATTGCTGGCGCGCAAGGCGCAGGCGACGCAATTCAACGTCGCGAAGGATCTCGCCACTGCGGGCCTTGCGCTCGCCGTCGGCCTTTACCTGTTCGGCTTCATGGCCATCGGCGGCGAATGGTTCCAGATGTGGCGCGCCGGACCCGACATGCAGCAGGCCGCGTTCCGCTTCATCGGCTGCGCGGCGCTGGTGATGCTGTTTCTGGGTCAGCGCGACGACTAA
- a CDS encoding radical SAM protein, with protein MDRVSNDISSTSHALLSFDVDAEKFVYSARDNRLLRLPASDETASEMFSDTSEPFHLSFPPLATTIRPRTLEFVITGACNLACSYCATRERYKLPNGKNDILDEDTAFSFLELVRPFLTGQDVTLKFFGGEPLLGFGVIKAIVEKLKAWNVKSEKIVATNGLLLSDEITDFLIENGFLTLISLDGPQEIHDTNRVDHTGKGSYEKVLENVKRFRARHPSAFESLVAFNLVVSPRFAGQFRQQVEHLLSLGISSAQINPNDCAATSESCTRYSLQQWQAMQEEKVAVREMLMAKRYREGRSEEIDCYETYAGLNPGGNDGEKLPEELAGTYNCRDCQAFEWNTLTLLPDGSISSCIEFERVESVSFGDAKKAVLDIAALVKFQESFRRSVQSGPCAHCWAVRVCPMVSCYKTFASSGAQPNWQREEDCNLVREEMASRFRDAVKLHLLR; from the coding sequence ATGGATCGTGTCTCCAACGACATTTCGTCGACATCCCATGCTCTGCTCAGCTTCGACGTCGATGCAGAAAAGTTTGTCTATTCGGCGCGGGACAATAGGCTCTTGCGATTGCCGGCGTCGGATGAGACGGCTTCGGAGATGTTCAGCGATACGTCCGAACCGTTTCATTTGAGCTTCCCGCCACTCGCGACGACCATCCGCCCAAGAACGCTCGAATTCGTGATAACGGGCGCCTGCAATCTGGCTTGTTCGTATTGCGCGACTCGTGAACGATACAAGCTTCCTAACGGGAAAAACGATATTCTCGATGAGGACACGGCGTTTTCATTCCTCGAGCTTGTGCGTCCGTTTTTGACGGGCCAGGACGTCACGTTAAAGTTCTTTGGAGGAGAGCCGCTGCTCGGCTTCGGCGTGATCAAAGCGATCGTCGAGAAGTTAAAGGCATGGAACGTAAAGAGTGAAAAGATCGTCGCCACCAATGGATTGCTGCTTAGCGACGAGATCACCGACTTTTTGATCGAAAATGGATTCTTGACGTTGATTAGCCTGGATGGCCCTCAAGAAATCCACGACACGAACAGGGTCGATCACACCGGCAAAGGTTCATATGAAAAGGTGCTTGAAAACGTGAAACGTTTTCGCGCGAGACACCCAAGCGCATTTGAATCGCTTGTCGCCTTCAACTTGGTCGTGTCTCCTCGCTTTGCCGGCCAGTTCCGACAGCAAGTCGAGCATCTTCTGAGCCTCGGCATATCGAGCGCTCAGATCAATCCCAACGATTGCGCGGCGACTTCCGAATCCTGCACGCGTTACTCTCTCCAGCAATGGCAGGCGATGCAGGAGGAGAAGGTCGCGGTTCGCGAAATGCTGATGGCGAAAAGATATCGGGAAGGGCGCAGCGAAGAGATCGATTGCTATGAGACCTATGCCGGTCTCAATCCCGGTGGCAATGATGGGGAAAAGCTTCCTGAAGAATTGGCTGGAACGTACAATTGTCGCGATTGCCAAGCGTTCGAATGGAACACCCTGACATTGCTGCCCGACGGTTCGATTTCCTCCTGCATCGAATTTGAGCGCGTAGAATCCGTCAGTTTTGGCGATGCGAAAAAAGCGGTTTTGGACATTGCGGCGTTGGTAAAATTTCAGGAGAGCTTCCGGCGTTCGGTTCAATCCGGCCCCTGCGCGCATTGTTGGGCGGTACGCGTTTGCCCCATGGTGAGTTGCTACAAAACATTTGCAAGTTCTGGAGCTCAGCCCAACTGGCAGCGAGAGGAGGATTGCAACTTGGTCCGGGAGGAGATGGCGTCACGCTTTAGGGATGCAGTCAAGCTTCATTTGTTGCGATAG
- a CDS encoding orotate phosphoribosyltransferase, which translates to MSNDRQTAARETAKALIEVQAVLVNVDKPFITTAGWASPVYIDMRKIIAFPRLRRRLVEFATRTIERDIGYESLDVVAGGETAGIPFAAWIADSLMLPMQYVRKKPKGFGRNARIEGDVMEGGRALLVEDLATDGGSKKDFVQALRDSGQRCDHVFVFFFYDIFAGAREELAALGISLHALATWRDVLAVAREHKYFPDVALNQVEAFIADPIAWSAAHGGLAKAKG; encoded by the coding sequence ATGTCGAACGACCGCCAAACCGCCGCACGCGAAACCGCCAAGGCGCTGATCGAAGTGCAAGCGGTGCTCGTGAACGTCGATAAGCCTTTCATAACGACCGCCGGCTGGGCGTCGCCGGTCTATATCGACATGCGCAAGATCATCGCCTTTCCGCGGCTGCGGCGTCGCCTCGTCGAATTCGCGACGCGGACGATCGAGCGCGACATCGGCTATGAATCGCTCGACGTCGTGGCGGGCGGCGAGACGGCCGGCATTCCCTTCGCGGCCTGGATCGCCGACAGCCTCATGCTGCCGATGCAATATGTGCGCAAGAAGCCCAAGGGCTTCGGCCGCAACGCCCGCATCGAAGGCGATGTGATGGAGGGCGGCCGCGCCCTGCTGGTCGAGGATCTGGCGACCGACGGCGGCTCGAAAAAGGACTTCGTGCAGGCGCTGCGCGACTCAGGGCAGCGCTGCGACCATGTCTTCGTGTTCTTCTTCTATGATATTTTCGCCGGCGCGCGGGAGGAGCTGGCCGCACTCGGCATCAGCCTGCATGCGCTCGCGACCTGGCGCGACGTGCTCGCGGTGGCCCGCGAGCACAAATATTTCCCCGATGTCGCGCTGAACCAGGTGGAAGCCTTCATCGCCGATCCAATCGCTTGGTCGGCGGCGCATGGCGGCCTCGCCAAGGCGAAGGGGTGA
- a CDS encoding M15 family metallopeptidase → MRRVMFLFVGALSAPYAHAGEPPPGFARLADVAPTIIQEMRYAGADNFTGAPVPGYGAPQCWLRAEAAKALAAAQKDARARGISLVVYDCYRPLRAVSAFVDWSRNADQRTKTEHYPRLAKSALFPEGYIAEHSTHSTGLAVDIGVKGWDFGTPFDFFDTRSWTKAKTSKTARAHRDALVALMRRHGFENFPREWWHFTYKGAEGAPSYDVEIK, encoded by the coding sequence ATGCGCAGAGTGATGTTTCTTTTTGTCGGGGCGCTTTCGGCGCCCTATGCGCACGCCGGCGAACCGCCGCCGGGCTTCGCGCGCCTGGCTGACGTTGCGCCGACCATCATTCAGGAGATGCGCTATGCCGGCGCCGACAATTTCACCGGCGCCCCGGTCCCCGGCTATGGCGCGCCGCAATGCTGGCTTCGCGCTGAGGCCGCCAAAGCGCTGGCCGCCGCGCAGAAGGATGCGCGCGCCCGGGGGATTTCGCTCGTCGTCTACGATTGCTATCGACCGCTGCGCGCCGTTTCGGCCTTCGTTGACTGGTCGCGCAACGCCGACCAGCGGACGAAAACCGAACATTATCCGCGCCTCGCCAAGAGCGCGCTGTTTCCCGAAGGCTATATCGCCGAACATTCCACCCATTCGACGGGATTGGCCGTCGACATCGGCGTCAAAGGCTGGGATTTCGGCACGCCGTTCGATTTTTTCGATACGCGCTCTTGGACGAAGGCCAAAACCTCGAAGACGGCGCGGGCGCATCGCGACGCGCTCGTGGCGCTGATGCGCCGCCACGGCTTTGAGAATTTTCCGCGCGAATGGTGGCATTTCACTTACAAAGGCGCGGAGGGCGCGCCGAGCTACGATGTCGAGATCAAGTGA
- the recG gene encoding ATP-dependent DNA helicase RecG: protein MRPSLLDPFFGRVAALPGVGPKTARLFDRLLAKPGAEARLVDLLFHLPSTVIDRSLRPTIAAAPLETMVVLKARVTEHRRPQGRYSKSPYRVLVEDDTGDVELVFFLANPDWIERSLPLGATRWISGRIELYDGRRQIVHPDRVLDEAGLAKLPAYEAVYGLTEGLQARYVLRATEEALTRLPNLPEWQDASILAASKLPAFAEALRAAHRPASADALAPQHPARQRLALDELLASQLALRLIRAKMRRPPGRAHKGDDRFAKAIESALPFRLTRAQQRTLEEIRADLASERRMLRLVQGDVGSGKTVVAALAIASVAETGRQSALMAPTEILARQHYDRLTPTLASAGLRVALLTGRAKPSERAALHAAIDAGDVDVVIGTHALVQSDLAFHDLGLAVVDEQHRFGVEQRLALGAKGDAVDVLVMTATPIPRTLALTAFGDMDCSALDEKPPGRTPISTRALPAERIDDVIAGLRRALAEGARAYWVCPLVEENEELDLSAAQARHADLSKIFGAAVGLVHRRMKAGEKDAVMEAFQRGEAKILVATTVIEVGVDVPEATIMVIEHAERFGLAQLHQLRGRVGRGSGKSSCLLLYKGPLSEAAKARLMIIRQTEDGFRIAEEDLRLRGEGEILGVRQAGLPSFRLADLSAHARLLAVARDDAELILRRDPELASDRGRALRALLYLFERDDAVRLLRAG from the coding sequence ATGCGTCCTTCCCTGCTCGACCCCTTCTTCGGTCGCGTCGCGGCGCTGCCCGGCGTCGGACCGAAAACCGCCAGACTGTTCGATCGGCTCCTCGCCAAGCCCGGGGCCGAAGCGCGCCTCGTCGATCTGCTATTTCATCTTCCCTCGACCGTCATCGACCGCAGCCTGCGGCCGACGATCGCCGCCGCGCCGCTCGAAACGATGGTGGTGCTGAAGGCGCGCGTCACCGAGCATCGTCGCCCTCAGGGCCGGTATTCGAAATCGCCCTATCGCGTGCTCGTCGAGGATGACACCGGCGACGTCGAACTCGTGTTCTTTCTCGCCAATCCCGACTGGATCGAACGCAGCCTGCCGCTCGGCGCGACGCGCTGGATTTCGGGGCGCATCGAGCTTTACGACGGCCGCCGCCAGATCGTGCATCCGGACCGGGTGCTCGACGAAGCCGGATTGGCGAAGCTCCCTGCGTATGAAGCCGTCTATGGCCTCACCGAGGGCCTGCAGGCGCGTTACGTTTTGCGCGCGACGGAAGAAGCGCTGACGCGCCTGCCGAACCTTCCGGAATGGCAGGACGCCAGCATTCTCGCCGCCAGCAAGCTTCCCGCATTCGCCGAGGCGCTGCGCGCGGCGCACCGGCCGGCAAGCGCCGATGCGCTCGCGCCGCAGCATCCTGCCCGTCAGCGTCTCGCGCTCGATGAATTGCTCGCGAGCCAGCTCGCGCTGCGCCTCATTCGCGCCAAGATGCGCCGCCCTCCGGGTCGCGCGCACAAGGGCGACGACCGCTTCGCAAAAGCGATCGAATCCGCCCTGCCGTTTCGCCTGACGCGCGCGCAGCAGCGCACGCTGGAAGAGATTCGCGCCGATCTTGCGTCGGAACGGCGCATGCTGCGGCTCGTTCAGGGCGACGTCGGATCCGGCAAGACCGTCGTCGCGGCGCTCGCCATCGCGAGCGTCGCCGAGACCGGCCGGCAAAGCGCCTTGATGGCGCCGACCGAGATCCTGGCGCGGCAGCACTATGATCGGCTGACGCCAACGCTCGCGTCCGCGGGACTGCGCGTCGCGCTGCTGACAGGCCGCGCCAAGCCGAGCGAGCGCGCGGCGCTCCATGCGGCCATTGACGCGGGGGACGTCGACGTCGTCATCGGCACGCATGCTCTCGTGCAAAGCGATCTCGCCTTTCACGACCTCGGCCTCGCCGTCGTCGACGAGCAGCATCGCTTCGGCGTCGAGCAGCGGCTGGCGCTCGGCGCCAAGGGTGACGCCGTCGACGTGCTGGTGATGACCGCGACGCCCATTCCGCGCACGCTGGCGCTGACGGCGTTCGGCGACATGGATTGCTCGGCGCTCGACGAAAAGCCGCCCGGCCGCACGCCGATCTCGACGCGCGCGCTTCCTGCCGAAAGGATCGACGACGTCATTGCGGGGCTGCGCCGCGCCTTGGCGGAGGGCGCGCGTGCCTATTGGGTCTGTCCGCTCGTCGAGGAGAATGAGGAGCTGGACCTTTCCGCTGCGCAAGCGCGCCATGCGGATCTCTCGAAGATTTTTGGAGCGGCGGTCGGCCTCGTTCACCGCCGAATGAAGGCCGGCGAGAAGGACGCGGTGATGGAAGCCTTTCAGCGCGGCGAGGCCAAAATTCTGGTGGCGACCACGGTCATCGAAGTCGGCGTCGACGTGCCGGAAGCGACGATCATGGTCATCGAACACGCCGAGCGATTCGGCCTTGCGCAGCTGCATCAGCTGCGCGGACGCGTTGGACGCGGCTCGGGCAAGTCCTCATGCCTGCTTCTGTACAAGGGCCCGCTAAGCGAAGCGGCGAAGGCGCGGCTGATGATCATACGCCAGACTGAGGACGGATTCCGCATTGCCGAAGAAGATCTGCGGCTGCGCGGCGAAGGCGAAATTCTCGGCGTGCGGCAGGCCGGTCTGCCGAGCTTTCGGCTCGCCGACCTTTCCGCCCACGCGCGACTCCTCGCCGTGGCGCGCGACGACGCCGAATTGATTCTGCGTCGCGATCCCGAGCTTGCGAGCGACAGAGGCCGGGCCTTGCGCGCCCTGCTCTACCTCTTCGAACGCGACGACGCCGTGCGCCTGCTGCGCGCCGGCTGA
- a CDS encoding glutathione S-transferase N-terminal domain-containing protein: MIDLYYWPTPNGHKVTIFLEEAGLAYRIKPVDITKGDQFKPEFLAISPNNRMPAMVDRAPADGGAPVALFESGAILVYLAEKTGRLFPADLHARARTLQWLFWQVGGLGPMAGQNHHFAKYAPAKIPYAIERYRNETGRLYGVMDGQLAKTPYLAGEYSIADIACYPWIVPHEDQGQDLHDFPHVKRWFEAIRSRPAVIRAYAAGAPYERTRLDFTALEREILFGQTAERGGAK, encoded by the coding sequence ATGATTGATCTTTATTACTGGCCGACCCCCAACGGCCACAAAGTGACGATTTTTCTCGAGGAAGCGGGGCTCGCTTATCGGATCAAGCCCGTCGACATCACCAAAGGGGACCAGTTCAAGCCGGAGTTTCTGGCGATCTCTCCCAATAATCGCATGCCGGCGATGGTCGACCGCGCGCCCGCCGATGGCGGCGCTCCGGTCGCGCTCTTCGAATCGGGCGCGATCCTCGTCTATCTCGCGGAGAAGACCGGACGACTTTTCCCCGCGGACCTCCATGCCCGTGCGCGAACGCTGCAGTGGCTGTTCTGGCAGGTCGGCGGACTCGGCCCCATGGCCGGCCAAAACCACCACTTCGCAAAATACGCGCCGGCGAAGATTCCCTACGCGATCGAGCGCTATCGTAACGAGACCGGCCGGCTCTATGGCGTCATGGACGGTCAGCTCGCCAAGACGCCCTATCTCGCCGGCGAATATTCGATCGCCGACATCGCCTGCTATCCCTGGATCGTTCCGCATGAGGATCAGGGTCAGGATCTGCACGACTTCCCGCATGTCAAGCGCTGGTTCGAGGCGATCCGCTCCCGGCCGGCGGTGATCCGCGCCTATGCGGCCGGCGCGCCCTATGAACGAACGCGTCTCGATTTCACGGCGCTGGAACGCGAAATACTTTTCGGCCAGACCGCCGAGCGCGGCGGCGCGAAATAG